TGCTCACCACCCCAGCGAAATTAAAGTGACGCTAGCAGCAGCTCAGTTAGCCCTGAGCCAAAATCGTCAACGGGGCCAAATGTCATCCCGGTTGGTGGCTATTTTTCAACCTCACCGCTATAGTCGCACCCAGGCATTGTTTGACGAGTTTGCCACCGCCTTTGGTGATGCTGATGTGGTTGTAGTCACGGACATCTATAGTGCTGGGGAGCCAAATCCTCATAACCTTAGTGGTCGCCAATTGGCTGATGCTATTGCACAACATCACCCCAATGTTCACTACGTACAATCGGTTATTTCACTGCCGGATATGTTGCCTGGCTTGCTTCAGCCTGGCGATATGGCTTTATTCTTAGGGGCAGGTAATGTCAATCAAGCAATTCCCAAACTGCTGGAATTTTACCAAGAAAACCAAGCCGTAGCCCTAAACTGCGCCTAGACCTGTGTAGGTGTCTAGGTCTTGTTGTTACCCTAGCAGTAGCAATCATGACTATATCCCAAGCTTCTTCTTGTGTTATCAGGGTACCTAATCGCTCTTTTGTGGATTTTATGGTTTCGCGGCCTACCCAGATTCGCCTCGCTGAGGGTAACAGTGTGATTAAGTCTGCACAGCCCTTAGCACCCTTGACTTCCTATCGGGTTGGGGGTAAGGCAGAGTGGTACATAGCCCCACGCAACCTCCAGGATTTGCGTGCCAGTGTGGCTTGGGCGCAGGCAAACCAGTTGCCAATCACGGTTATCGGTGCTGGCTCTAACTTACTGATCAGCGATCGTGGCTTACCAGGATTGGTAATCTGTACCCGCTACTTGCGCTCAGTCACCTTTAATGACGACTTGGGACAAGTGACAGCTAGCGCAGGGGAACCAATCGTTCGTCTAGCTTGGCAAGTAGCTGAGCGGGGCTGGCGCGGTTTGGAATGGGCGGTAGGTATTCCTGGAACTGTAGGTGGAGCAGTGGTCATGAATGCTGGTGCTCATGGTAGCTGCACAGCAGAACATCTAGTAAGTGCGACGGTGCTCTTGCCCAATGGTACGGAACAGGTGATGATGTCAGACTCCTTGGGTTATGACTATCGCACATCTGTATTGCAGGGCAGCGATTGTGTAGTGTTATCGGCTACTTGGCAGTTTCAACCTGGCTTTGACCCGGCTATGGTTCTAGCCGCAACGGAGACCGATCTCAACCAACGGCGGGCAACCCAGCCCTATCACTTGCCGAGTTGTGGCAGTGTGTTTCGCAATCCAGAGCCACAAAAGGCTGCCAAGCTCATTCAAGATTTAGGACTCAAGGGATATGCTATCGGGGGTGCTCAGGTGTCAGAATTACACGCTAATTTCATTGTGAATGTGGGCAATGCTACTGCGGCGGATGTCTACCAGCTCATTGGTTACGTGCAACAGCAAGTGGCTCAGCAGTATGGGATCCAATTACAGCCTGAAGTGAAAATACTGGGTGATTTTTCCTCAGGATGAGACTGTTAGGTG
This genomic stretch from Cyanobacteriota bacterium harbors:
- the murB gene encoding UDP-N-acetylmuramate dehydrogenase, with translation MTISQASSCVIRVPNRSFVDFMVSRPTQIRLAEGNSVIKSAQPLAPLTSYRVGGKAEWYIAPRNLQDLRASVAWAQANQLPITVIGAGSNLLISDRGLPGLVICTRYLRSVTFNDDLGQVTASAGEPIVRLAWQVAERGWRGLEWAVGIPGTVGGAVVMNAGAHGSCTAEHLVSATVLLPNGTEQVMMSDSLGYDYRTSVLQGSDCVVLSATWQFQPGFDPAMVLAATETDLNQRRATQPYHLPSCGSVFRNPEPQKAAKLIQDLGLKGYAIGGAQVSELHANFIVNVGNATAADVYQLIGYVQQQVAQQYGIQLQPEVKILGDFSSG